The proteins below are encoded in one region of Candidatus Poribacteria bacterium:
- a CDS encoding DUF3368 domain-containing protein, which yields MGSRLLGSPPKSSERTLRVPEKPVISNTSPLVGLWVLNLFPLLRELYTEVLIPEEVRDEFFATERHAREAALKSAPWIRTVRLHNPENIATHAEIDLGEAAVFVLAEEHEARLVILDDRDARRYAERIGVPYTGTVGLLLEAKERGFIDAVTPLLNVLLENGVRLSPSLVSDALQQAGEMP from the coding sequence ATGGGCTCTCGCCTATTAGGCTCACCGCCGAAGAGCTCCGAAAGGACGTTGAGAGTGCCAGAAAAGCCAGTTATCAGTAATACGAGTCCACTCGTAGGTCTTTGGGTACTCAATCTTTTCCCATTGTTGCGGGAACTCTACACTGAAGTGTTAATTCCGGAAGAAGTTCGAGATGAGTTTTTCGCGACCGAACGCCACGCTCGCGAGGCCGCCCTCAAAAGCGCGCCGTGGATTAGAACCGTCCGTTTACATAACCCAGAAAATATAGCGACACACGCGGAAATAGATCTCGGTGAAGCCGCGGTTTTCGTGCTTGCTGAAGAACACGAAGCACGTCTCGTGATTCTTGATGATCGGGATGCCCGACGGTACGCTGAACGCATCGGAGTGCCTTATACTGGCACGGTTGGTCTTTTGCTGGAAGCAAAGGAAAGAGGATTCATTGATGCAGTCACACCTCTTTTAAACGTGTTGCTGGAGAATGGAGTCCGTCTGAGCCCATCGCTCGTCAGCGATGCGTTACAGCAAGCTGGAGAAATGCCTTAG
- a CDS encoding tetratricopeptide repeat protein gives MQTLNVANESGSANTAPKKAETHQQPASSKQSNKKIIDPYVHCGFAHSHHTEGMPKLVHPQRTEAEIYNVRGITYSESGEHDLAIPTFGKAIELQPDYVNAHYNRGLAYMRKGEVDKALADYNGAIQFKRDYAEAYNNRGIAYKKKGEIIYAVQDYSTAIGLNPGLAEPYANRGSLYLSRLDIHRAVYDCTKALRLNPDVGVAYGTCGVAWLHYGHWKKAKADFTVATILRVDISALFHHFYESTHAFAQKTKIQIPADVADMLAPQIELREFEEGARLKLALKAYENEELSTGLAARFAGMSREEFIYTLGKYGLSPIRLTAEELRKDVESARKASYQ, from the coding sequence ATGCAAACGCTAAACGTAGCGAATGAATCGGGCAGCGCAAACACTGCCCCGAAAAAGGCTGAGACGCATCAGCAACCTGCATCGTCTAAACAAAGCAACAAAAAAATCATCGATCCGTATGTTCACTGCGGGTTTGCTCACAGTCACCATACTGAAGGCATGCCAAAACTCGTCCACCCACAGCGCACCGAGGCAGAAATATACAACGTTCGCGGTATCACCTACAGCGAAAGCGGCGAGCACGACCTGGCTATCCCTACTTTTGGTAAAGCGATTGAACTGCAACCGGATTATGTTAATGCCCATTACAATCGCGGACTGGCTTATATGAGAAAAGGCGAGGTGGACAAAGCTCTCGCTGATTATAATGGGGCAATCCAGTTTAAACGTGATTATGCGGAAGCGTATAACAATCGCGGCATCGCTTATAAAAAAAAAGGTGAAATCATCTATGCCGTCCAGGATTATAGCACGGCAATAGGCTTGAATCCAGGACTCGCTGAACCCTACGCCAATCGCGGGAGTCTCTATCTCAGCAGGTTAGATATTCACCGCGCGGTTTACGACTGTACAAAGGCACTTAGACTGAATCCGGACGTGGGGGTGGCTTACGGGACTTGCGGGGTGGCTTGGTTACATTACGGGCACTGGAAAAAAGCGAAAGCCGATTTCACTGTTGCTACTATTCTGCGTGTTGATATCAGCGCGCTGTTTCATCACTTCTATGAGAGTACCCACGCCTTTGCGCAGAAAACGAAGATTCAGATACCGGCGGATGTCGCGGACATGCTGGCTCCCCAAATAGAACTCCGTGAATTTGAGGAAGGTGCACGCCTGAAACTAGCCTTGAAGGCTTACGAAAACGAGGAACTCAGCACGGGTCTAGCTGCTCGATTTGCAGGTATGTCCCGCGAAGAATTTATCTATACTCTGGGTAAATATGGGCTCTCGCCTATTAGGCTCACCGCCGAAGAGCTCCGAAAGGACGTTGAGAGTGCCAGAAAAGCCAGTTATCAGTAA